DNA from Stenotrophomonas acidaminiphila:
GGTTCCTCCACCGGCACCCTGCTGGCGGCGGCGCTGAAGTACTGCCGCGAGCAGACCACCCCGAAGAAGGTGCTGGTGCTGGTATGCGATACCGGCAACAAGTACCTGTCGAAGATGTACAACGACTACTGGATGCTGGACAACGGTTTCCTCGAGCGCCCGCGCTACGGCGACCTGCGCGACCTGATCCTGCGCCCGTACAGCCAGCGCGACACCGTGGTGGTCGGCCCCAACGACCTGCTGACCACCGCCTACCAGCGCATGAAGCTGTACGACGTCTCGCAGCTGCCGGTGATGGATGGCGACCGCCTGGTCGGCATCATCGACGAGAGCGACGTGCTGCTGCATGTCTACGGCGACGAAGCGCGGTTCCGCGATCCGGTGGCCATCGCCATGGTCAGCAAGCTCGACCGGCTGGACGTGAAGTCGCCGATCGAGGCGCTGCTGCCGGTATTCGACCGTGGCCAGGTCGCCATCATCATGGACGGCAACGACTTCCTCGGCCTGATCACCCGCATCGACCTGCTGAACTACCTGCGGCGGCGGGTGCAGTGAGCGCGGCAGCCGGAACGGCCGGTTCAGGTCGTCCCCGTAGAATTTCCCCCCTTACCAGCCGGAAAGCACCATGACGGATCAGCACCCACGCGGCGATGGCGGCGAGCGCAGCCTGTCGCTCGCCACCCTGGCCATCCACGGCGGCCAGTCGCCGGACCCGAGTACCGGCGCGGTGATGCCGCCGATCTATGCGACCTCGACCTACGCGCAGTCCAGCCCGGGCGTGCACCAGGGCTTCGAATACTCGCGCACCCACAATCCCACCCGTTTCGCCTATGAGCGCTGCGTGGCCGCGCTGGAAGGCGGCAGCCGCGGCTACGCGTTCGCCTCGGGCATGGCCGCGACCTCGACGGTGATCGAGCTGCTCGATGCCGGCAGCCACGTGGTGGCGATGGATGACATCTACGGCGGCAGCTTCCGCCTGTTCGAGCGCGTGCGCCGGCGCACGGCAGGGCTGGATTTCAGCTTCGTCGACCTGACCGACCCGGCCGCGCTGGCGGCGGCGATCACGCCGAAGACGAAAATGGTGTGGATCGAGACGCCGACCAACCCGATGCTGAAGATCGTGGACATCGCCGCGGTCGCGGCCATCGCACGGCGTCATGGGCTGATCGTGGTGGTCGACAACACCTTCGCCTCGCCGATGCTGCAGCGCCCGCTGCAGTTGGGTGCGGACATCGTGGTGCACTCGGCCACCAAGTACCTCAACGGCCACTCGGACATGGTCGGTGGCATGGTCGTGGTCGGTGACAACGCCGAACTGGCCGAGCAGATGGCCTTCCTGCAGAACTCGGTGGGTGGCGTGCAGGGCCCGTTCGACAGCTTCCTGGCGCTGCGCGGGCTGAAGACGCTGCCGCTGCGGATGAAGGCCCACTGCGCCAACGCACTGGCGCTGGCCCAATGGCTGGAAACGCACCCGGCCGTGGAGAAGGTCATCTATCCGGGCCTGGCGTCGCACCCGCAGCATGCGCTGGCGTCGGCGCAGATGAGCGGCTTCGGCGGCATTGTCTCGGTCGTGCTCAAGGGCGGCTTCGAGACGGCGAAGCGCTTCTGCGAGCGCACCCAGCTGTTCACCCTGGCCGAATCCCTCGGTGGCGTGGAAAGCCTGGTCAACCATCCCGCGGTAATGACCCATGCCTCGATCCCGCCGGTCCGCCGCCAGCAGCTGGGCATCAGTGACGCGCTGGTGCGCCTGAGCGTCGGCGTGGAGGATGTCGAGGACCTGCGCGCGGATCTGGAAGCCGCTCTTGCGGCATAGGCAACCACGCCATTGCCGGAAAAGGAAAAGGGGCTCGCAGGAGCCCCTTTTTCATGTCCGGGTGGCGTGCCGACCGCGGATTATTGCTGCACTTCGGACAGCGCCTTGCAGGCGATCTGCACCTTTTCCTGGCTGGCTTCGGCCAACGTCTTCCAGTAGAACGGACAGGCGAGAAGATTGTCCGGCGTCGAGGTCTTGGAAGACGTGACGTTCACGGTCAGCTGTACCTCGCCGACGATGAATTCCAGACGCGACTTGTCGATCACGTCGTCCTGGAAGGTAATCGAGCCGGCGCCATCGAGGGTCTGCTTGTTCTCGCCGAGCTTGATCATGCCGGACGCATCCGCCATCTTCTGGGCCTGTTCCGAGGCGCTCGGGTCACCCGAGTAGGTCGCCACCACCAGTACCTTCTCGGATTTTGCCTTGAGCACGGCTTCGGCCTGCGGGCTCAGGGTGACCTGCACGTTCACCGGGGCGATGGTGGCCTTGGGGACCAGCT
Protein-coding regions in this window:
- a CDS encoding cystathionine beta-lyase; protein product: MTDQHPRGDGGERSLSLATLAIHGGQSPDPSTGAVMPPIYATSTYAQSSPGVHQGFEYSRTHNPTRFAYERCVAALEGGSRGYAFASGMAATSTVIELLDAGSHVVAMDDIYGGSFRLFERVRRRTAGLDFSFVDLTDPAALAAAITPKTKMVWIETPTNPMLKIVDIAAVAAIARRHGLIVVVDNTFASPMLQRPLQLGADIVVHSATKYLNGHSDMVGGMVVVGDNAELAEQMAFLQNSVGGVQGPFDSFLALRGLKTLPLRMKAHCANALALAQWLETHPAVEKVIYPGLASHPQHALASAQMSGFGGIVSVVLKGGFETAKRFCERTQLFTLAESLGGVESLVNHPAVMTHASIPPVRRQQLGISDALVRLSVGVEDVEDLRADLEAALAA